The Halobacterium hubeiense genome contains the following window.
GCCCACGAAATCTCGGAGAGGTGCTGGCGGAGCGCGTCTATCCCCCTCTCGTCGTCGAACTCCCGGCGGAGCACGGCGTCCGCGAGCTCGTAGTAGAACGGGTCCACGCTGTCGAAGTCCGGCCACGCCGTCACGACGTTGTGGAGGTTGTCACCGAGGATGTTCGACGACGTCTGCAGCATCGACTCCTGGGCCTCGTAGCCGCCCTTCGCGCGGCCCGCCCGAGCCGCCCGCGAGAACGCCTTGTCGAGGAGCTCCTCCGACGTCGGCGTCGTCGGCAGGTTCTCGAAAATCATACACCGAAGTAGGTCCGCGGGACGTAAAAGCGCACGTATCGCCGCCGACGGCCGCCCGCGAGGCTTTTCGGCGTCGCCCACCTCTCTCCCGGCATGGTCAACTGGCGCGCGGTCCTCACCGGGTTCGCCGTGGAGTTCGTACTGGGTGTGTTCGCGTTCGCGCTCCCGGGCGTCGGGCACGCGGCCGCCGGTCTTGTCGGCGGCTTCGTCGCCGGCTGGATGGCCGACGACGGCGTCTGGGGCGGCGTCGTCCACGGCTTCCTCGCGGGCGCGCTCGGCGGCCTCCTCGTCGCCGTCGTCGTGCTCGTGCTCGGCGTGCTGTTCTCCGCGACGGGCCTCCTGCCCGTCGGCCTGCTCGGGCTCGGTATCGGTGCGATAGCGCTGGTTTTCTTCGGCCTGCTCGCCATCGACAGCGCCATCGCGGGCGCAATCGGCGGCTGGCTCGCCGCGTCGTAACTACCGCCGCGCTTCCAGTTCGTCCAGCAGGTCCTCGGCGTCCACGTCGTTCTGCGCGAGCACGACGAGCATGTGGTAGACGATGTCCGCGCCCTCGTGGGCGAGTTCCTCCTCGTCGCCGTCCTTCGCGGCGAGGATGAACTCCGTGGCCTCCTCGCCGAGCTTCTCTAGGGCGGCGTTCTCGCCCTTCTCGTGGGTGAACAGGTCGGCCGTGTAGGAGTCCTCGGGGAGAGTCTCTTTGCGGTCCTCGATGACGGCGAACAGCTCGCGGATGGTGTCGCTCACGCCGCCATCACCTCCCGGATGTCGTCGAGGTCGTCGAACTCCGCGGGGTCGCGGCGGCCGTCCTCGAAGACGGCGTCGTCCACCTCGATGGGGGCGTCCGTGCGCGCGGCAAGCGCCAGCGAGTCGCTCGGGCGCGCGTCCACGATGGCGTCGCCGCGCGGTGTGTCCACGTGGAGGTCCGCGTAGTACGTGCCGCCGTCCACGTCCGAGACGGCGACGTGGTCGATGCGGCCGCCCAGCTCCTCCACGAGGTCGAGCGTGAGGTCGTGGGTCAGCGGCCGCCCGATGTCCGTGGCGTCCAGCCCGCGCGCGATGCTCGTGGCCTCCTCGAAGCCGACGAAGATGGGGAGCACGTCGTCCTCGCCGTCGACGCCGACGAGCACGACCGGCAGCGGGCCGTCCGGCGTCCCCGCCACGCGGACGCCGTCGATGTGAGCGTTCATGGCCATGGTTTCGTGAGGACGGTCAAAAGCTTGCCTCCTCGTTCAGGAAGAAGGCTAAGTCGTGGATGCGGGAGTCACTCGTCAGTTCGGGGTGGAACGACGTGCCGACCACGGGGCCGTCCCGAATCGCGACCGGGTTCCCCTCCCAGTCCGCGAGCACGTCCACGTCCGCGCCGACGTCGGCGACCAGCGGCGCGCGGATGAACACCGCGGGGAACGGCTCGTCCAGTCCCTCGACGTCCAACGGCGCCTCGAAGGAGTCCTTCTGCCGGCCGAACGCGTTCCGGTCCACCGTCGCGTCCACGAGGTCCAGCGTCTGCACGCGGTCGTCGTTGGCGTCCGTCGAGGAGACGATGAGGCCCGCGCACGTCGCCAGCATTGGCTTCCCGCTCTCGACGTGTGCTTTCACTTCCTCGTCGATGCCCTCGCGGGCGAGCAGCCGCGAAATCGCGGTCGACTCCCCGCCCGGCAACAACAGGATGTCACAGTCCGGGACGAGCCCCGAGCGCCGAATCTCGGTGACCTCGGCGTCCAGCCCGTGCTCGTCGGCGGCCCGACGGATGGCGTCCGCGTGCTCGGAGACGTCCCCCTGCACGGCGACGACGCCGGCGCTGACAGTCATGGACTGGCCTACGGACCGCCGCGGAAAAAGCCTCTCGGGGTCGGGCTACGCGAAGAACTGGAGGAGGAGGACGGCGATGCCGAAGAACGCGCCCGTCGCCACCACGGAGCGCGGGTCGATACGGATGGCGTTCGGGTCCTCGGAGTCGAAGTACCGGACCAGCCCTGCGCTGGACATCAGTCCGCCGGAGTTCTGTCCACTGCTCATACGACCGAGTCGGGACCGAACCCGCGTAAACCTTTCGTGTCCACCCGGGCGTGCCCGCTGTAGCCCCGCGAGCCGCGCCGTACCGGGGCGCTCGGCGTGGGCGTCCCCCCGGTTCGCGGCCCGAACGAAGCGGCGAGGGTCGTCCCGTGAGAAACCCTTATGCGGGGCGCGGGGCAAGGGAAAACAGACCGATGACTGTCACCATCAAGGACTTCTACGCCGACTGGTGTGGCCCCTGCAAGACGCAGGACCCCATCCTCGAGGACCTCGAGGAGGACTACGGCGACCGCGTCACCTTCGAGAAGATCGACGTCGACGAGAACGAGGACGTCGCCAACGAGTACCAGGTGCGCTCGATTCCGACCGTCGTCATCGAGGACGACGACGGCGTCGTCGAACGCTTCGTCGGCGTCACGCAGCGCGACCAGCTCGAGGACGCGCTCGAAGAAGCCGGCGCGTAAGCGCTCGTTCTCGCGGCCCGGCCGACACCTCCCTCCCCGTTGTTTTCGCCCCGCCAGCGCAGCGACCGTCAGGCTGTTGTAACCCACCGCCGACAGTCCCCCCATGTTCGCGTCTCTGCCGCTCGCCGCACTCGGGGACCTCCCCCCGGTGACGACCGAGATGGCAGTCGTCTTCGTGCTCGTCGCAATCACGCTGGTGTTGTTCGTGACGGAGGCACTGCCGCTGGACGTCACCGCGATTCTCGTGATGGTGACGCTGATGGTCCTGCAGGACTGGACGAACATCTCCGTCACGGAGGGGCTGTCGGGGTTCTCGAACCCGGCGACCATCACGGTGCTGGCGATGCTCATCCTGAGCAACGGCATCTCGCGGTCGGGCGTCGTCCAGATCATCGGTCGGTACATGTCCGCGTTCGCGGGCACGAACAAGCACCGCCAGCTCGCCTCCACGATTCTCGCCACGGGGCCAGCGTCGGGGTTCATCAACAACACGCCCGTCGTCGCCATCCTCGTCCCCGTCATCAGCGACCTCGCGCACAAGGGCGGGACCTCTCCCTCGAAACTACTGATGCCGCTGTCGTTCGCGTCGATGCTCGGCGGAATGTTGACGCTCATCGGGACGTCGACGAACATCCTCGCGAGCCAGACCGCCGAGCGCATCGGCACCGAGCGCGGCGTGGAGGCCCTGCACGCGTTCTCGATGTTCGAGTTCACGCACCTCGGCGCCATCGTGCTCGTGGTCGGCGCCGCCTACCTGATGACCATCGGCTACTGGCTGCTCCCCGAGCGCGTCCCCCCGGAGGAGGACTACCTCGCGGAGTACGACATGCAGGACTACCTCAGCGAGGTCGTCGTGCAGGCGTCCTCGCCGCTCGTCGGGAAGACCGTCTCGGAGGCCATCGACGAGCAGCGCTTCGACGCGGACGTCCTCCAGCTCGTGCGCGGCGGCGAGCGGTTCATCGAGCCCATCGGGCAGAAAGTCATCAAGCCCGGGGACGTGCTCACGATTCGGACGGACCGCGAGACGCTGGGCGCTATCGCGAACGTCGACGACCTCGCGCTGACGGGCGCGCCCGAGACCGACCCCGAACTGGAGCCCAGCACCGAGGAGGCAGAGCAGACGCTCGTCGAACTGGTCATCCAGTCGGGGTCGTCGCTGGTCGGCGAGACGCTGCAGTCGTCGTCGTTCCGCGGGCGCTACGACGCGAACGTGCTGGCGTACCGCTCCCGGGGGGAGACCGTCCGCCAGCGCATGGACGAGCTGAAGCTCCGCGTCGGCGACACGCTGCTGATTCAGGCACCCGAGGACAGCATCGACCGGCTCTCCCAGAGCCCGGACTTCATCCTCGCGCACGAGCCCGACGAGCCCGACTACCGCACCGAGAAGATTCCGTACGCCGTCGCCACCATCGTCGGCGTCATCGGCGCGGCGACGCTGCTCCCCATCAACATCGTCGTGTCGGCGCTCGCGGGCGTCGTCGCGATGGTTGCCACCGGCGTGCTGCGGCCCGGCGAGATTTACGAGTCCGTGGACTGGAACGTCATCTTCCTGCTGGCGGGCGTGATTCCGCTCGGCATCGCCTTAGAGCAGACCGGCGGCGCGGAACTACTGGGAGCGCTGGTCGCGTCCACCGGCCAGTTCCTCCCCGCTATCGGCGTGCTGTGGGTGTTCTACATGGCGACCAGCCTCATTACGGGCGTCATCTCGAACAACGCCAGCGTCGTGTTGATGATTCCCGTCGCCGTCGAGGCCTCCCTGGAGGTCGGCGCGAACCCGTTCGCGTTCGTGCTCGCGGTGACGTTCGCGGCCTCGACGGCGTTCATGACGCCCGTCGGCTACCAGACGAACCTCTTCGTCTACGGGCCGGGCGGCTACAAGTTCAGCGACTACGTCCGCGTCGGGATGCCGCTGCAGCTGCTGTTGTCGTTCGTCACGGTCGCCGGCATCGCGTTCTTCTGGACGCTGTGAGCGCCCCCGTCAGAAGCCGAAGACGGGGACGAAGCGGAACGTGAGGTAGGCGCCGACGGTCGCCAGCATCGGGACGACGTTCTGCATGAGGACGACCCGGGCGGTCGTCCCGGGGTCGAAGAGGTCCGACGCGCTCGGAATGTCCTCGGGCTCCTCTTCGCCGATTTCCGGCACTTCCTCGTCGCCCTCCTCGTCGGCGGCGAGCCCACCCACGGAGACGGGAACCTCGCCCTCGCCGCGGACGGCGTCGGGCACCGACACCGGGCGCGTCGCGCGCCCCCAACCGAGGCCGACGATGGACATGGTCGCGATGACGACGAAGCTCGCGGGGATGCCGATGGCCGACAGGAAGATGACCAGCGACGCGCTCACCACCGCGACGACGATGGCCGCGGTCAGCGGGAGTTCCGTGATGTCGCTGCCCATCGTCTCCAGCGTGCGGCGCGCGATGGTGAACGCGCCGATGCCGACCGCCACACAGCCGATGATGATAGCCGGGTTCATCTCTAAGACGCCGCTGCCCACGAGCGGTGCGATGGCGTTGGCGACGTTGCTCGTCCCCGAACTGAACGCCATCAGACACCCGATGGCGATGACCGTCGTGACGCCCCACAGCTCGCGGCGGTTCGTCGTCTCTGTCGGCCGCGGCACCGGGACGACGCCCGAACGGTCGAGTTCCAGCAGGTCGCCGCCGCTGCGCTCCATCGCGATGAGCCGGTGGAGCCGCGCGTAGAAGTACCGGCCGACGACCAGCGACACCCAGAAGCCGATGACGGGCGCGACCAGCCACCAGATGGCGATTTCCCCGAACACCGCCCAGTCGAGGGCGTTCTGGGAGACGCCCAGCCCCGCGATGGCGCCGACGGCCGTCATCGACGTGGAGGCGGGCACGCCGAAGAAGTTCCCGACGAACAGCGCCAGCCCCACGAAGAACAGCACGCCGATGCTGGCCTCCAGCGTGAAGATGCCGGGGTTCGTGACGAGCTCGCGCCCGAGCGTGTCCACGACCCGGCGGCCGAGCGTCCACGCGCCGACCGCGAAGAACGCGGTCATCAGCAGCGCCGCCACGGGCTTCGAGATGGCGTCCGCGCCGACCGCCGGCCCGAACGCCGGTCCGGTCGTCGACCCGCCGACGTTGAAGCCGACGAACATCGCCACCAGAATCCCCACGAGGAGCAGGACGCTAATCACGCCGCCACCCCGCTGTCGGTCCGCGTGACGAGCGCGCTCATTTGGGCTCGTCCTCGTCGGGCTCGACGTCGTCTTGCGACCGCTTCTCCTCCTCGCTGTCCTCGTCTTCGCCGTCCTCGTCACCGTACCGCTCTTCGACGGCTTCGACTTTCTCCTCGACGGACTCGTCGGTCTCGGTGTCGCCGGTCGTCTGCTCCACCGTCTTCTCGACGGTCTCCTCGACGGTCTTCTCCACCGTCTCCTCGACAGTCTCCTCGACGGTTTCGCCGACTTTCTCCTCGACCGTCTCCCCCACTGTCTCCTCGACGGTTTTCTCGACGGTCTGCTCGACGGTTTCGCCGACTTTCTCTTCGACCGTCTCGCCCACTGTCTCCTCGACAGTCTTCTCGACGGTCTGCTCGACGGTTTCGCCGACTTTCTCCTCGACCGTCTCACCGACGGTTTCTTCGACGGTCTGCTCGACGGTTTCGCCGACTTTCTCCTCGACCGTCTCACCGACGGTTTCTTCGACGGTCTGCTCGACGGTTTCGCCGACTTTCTCCTCGACCGTCTCACCGACGGTTTCTTCGACGGTCTGCTCGACGGTTTCGCCGACTTTCTCTTCGACCGTCTCGCCGACCGTCTCCTCGACGCTGGCCTCCACGGTCTTGTCGACGGTTTCGCCGACGGACTTCTCGACGGTCTCTTCGACGGTTTCCTCGACAGTTTCGCCAACCTTCTCCTCGACCGTCTCGTCGACGGTCTCGCTGACGGTCTCCTCGACGGTGTCGGTGACCGCTTCGGTCATCCAGTCGGGGTCGAAGCGCGCCATCTTCCACGCGATGTGGACGACGTACGACGCCAGCACGCCCAGCCCGAACGCCAGTCCGGTCCGGGTGCCGACGACCGAGAAC
Protein-coding sequences here:
- a CDS encoding DUF5518 domain-containing protein, whose amino-acid sequence is MVNWRAVLTGFAVEFVLGVFAFALPGVGHAAAGLVGGFVAGWMADDGVWGGVVHGFLAGALGGLLVAVVVLVLGVLFSATGLLPVGLLGLGIGAIALVFFGLLAIDSAIAGAIGGWLAAS
- the hisE gene encoding phosphoribosyl-ATP diphosphatase; its protein translation is MSDTIRELFAVIEDRKETLPEDSYTADLFTHEKGENAALEKLGEEATEFILAAKDGDEEELAHEGADIVYHMLVVLAQNDVDAEDLLDELEARR
- a CDS encoding bifunctional nuclease family protein, yielding MNAHIDGVRVAGTPDGPLPVVLVGVDGEDDVLPIFVGFEEATSIARGLDATDIGRPLTHDLTLDLVEELGGRIDHVAVSDVDGGTYYADLHVDTPRGDAIVDARPSDSLALAARTDAPIEVDDAVFEDGRRDPAEFDDLDDIREVMAA
- the pdxT gene encoding pyridoxal 5'-phosphate synthase glutaminase subunit PdxT; translation: MTVSAGVVAVQGDVSEHADAIRRAADEHGLDAEVTEIRRSGLVPDCDILLLPGGESTAISRLLAREGIDEEVKAHVESGKPMLATCAGLIVSSTDANDDRVQTLDLVDATVDRNAFGRQKDSFEAPLDVEGLDEPFPAVFIRAPLVADVGADVDVLADWEGNPVAIRDGPVVGTSFHPELTSDSRIHDLAFFLNEEASF
- a CDS encoding preprotein translocase subunit Sec61beta, encoding MSSGQNSGGLMSSAGLVRYFDSEDPNAIRIDPRSVVATGAFFGIAVLLLQFFA
- the trxA gene encoding thioredoxin, giving the protein MTVTIKDFYADWCGPCKTQDPILEDLEEDYGDRVTFEKIDVDENEDVANEYQVRSIPTVVIEDDDGVVERFVGVTQRDQLEDALEEAGA
- a CDS encoding SLC13 family permease, yielding MFASLPLAALGDLPPVTTEMAVVFVLVAITLVLFVTEALPLDVTAILVMVTLMVLQDWTNISVTEGLSGFSNPATITVLAMLILSNGISRSGVVQIIGRYMSAFAGTNKHRQLASTILATGPASGFINNTPVVAILVPVISDLAHKGGTSPSKLLMPLSFASMLGGMLTLIGTSTNILASQTAERIGTERGVEALHAFSMFEFTHLGAIVLVVGAAYLMTIGYWLLPERVPPEEDYLAEYDMQDYLSEVVVQASSPLVGKTVSEAIDEQRFDADVLQLVRGGERFIEPIGQKVIKPGDVLTIRTDRETLGAIANVDDLALTGAPETDPELEPSTEEAEQTLVELVIQSGSSLVGETLQSSSFRGRYDANVLAYRSRGETVRQRMDELKLRVGDTLLIQAPEDSIDRLSQSPDFILAHEPDEPDYRTEKIPYAVATIVGVIGAATLLPINIVVSALAGVVAMVATGVLRPGEIYESVDWNVIFLLAGVIPLGIALEQTGGAELLGALVASTGQFLPAIGVLWVFYMATSLITGVISNNASVVLMIPVAVEASLEVGANPFAFVLAVTFAASTAFMTPVGYQTNLFVYGPGGYKFSDYVRVGMPLQLLLSFVTVAGIAFFWTL
- a CDS encoding inorganic phosphate transporter, with the translated sequence MISVLLLVGILVAMFVGFNVGGSTTGPAFGPAVGADAISKPVAALLMTAFFAVGAWTLGRRVVDTLGRELVTNPGIFTLEASIGVLFFVGLALFVGNFFGVPASTSMTAVGAIAGLGVSQNALDWAVFGEIAIWWLVAPVIGFWVSLVVGRYFYARLHRLIAMERSGGDLLELDRSGVVPVPRPTETTNRRELWGVTTVIAIGCLMAFSSGTSNVANAIAPLVGSGVLEMNPAIIIGCVAVGIGAFTIARRTLETMGSDITELPLTAAIVVAVVSASLVIFLSAIGIPASFVVIATMSIVGLGWGRATRPVSVPDAVRGEGEVPVSVGGLAADEEGDEEVPEIGEEEPEDIPSASDLFDPGTTARVVLMQNVVPMLATVGAYLTFRFVPVFGF